A window of Flavobacterium branchiarum genomic DNA:
TCGCTGTGGTGAATTTACATCTAGATTTTCAATCTCCTCTTTGGTGCTTCCTGCAATCCCTCCTTTTAATTTAAATTTTGGTAATGCTTCTTTTACCAAAATTGCTGCTTGCTCTGCACTACATAATTTTGCCCAAAGCGGATAAAATGTTGCTGCAGCATCAAATACATGTGGTTCTTTCTTTACAAAATTATAATCATAATAAATCTCTGTGTTCTTATCCCAAAGCAATTCATTGATTTTATCTTTTCTAGAAACTGCCTTCTCTTTCCAGTATTCGGCAGTATAAGTTGTTTGTTGCTCATCTGCAAAATGATTCTCAAATACGGTTTCAATTAAGTAAGCAATATCGGTTTCGTATTTATAAAGTAAGCTGTTTAAATCTATTGTATTTAAATCAGCACAAATATCCACAAATCGATTCGTAGTATCATGACCACTTTCTCGCATGCTACGATCGTGTACAAAATAGGCATCTAGACTAGCGTCAATAATTTCTCTATCAAGATATTTCTTCTCAAATTCTCTTAGAGGTAATTTATATAACTGTGCATATTTTTCAAGAACATCATCAAAATGTCCTACCTCAACTTCAAACGGAAGTCCAATTCCTTCTGCTTTATAACGGTTCAATCCATTTGAAGTAAGTCGCTTTCCTTCTACCATCCAAACCGTTTGATATTCTTTTATCGCAGTATGAAGGTGTCTTGCTATCCAATCTTTCGTTGGTTTCGCCTCTTTTACAATTGCAACAATCAACGAAGTGTATAATGGTGGTTGCGTGCGGGTTAAATAGTAACTTCTGTTTGCATTAAGAATTTTTCCGTAATGATCAATTTGGTATTTAAAATTCTCAGCTATCCCAATAGCCAATTCTGGTTTATTATCTAATAAAAGTCCAATAGCAATAAAATAGCTATCCCAACCATACATCTCGTTAAACCTACCTCCCGGAACGACAAAAGGAACTCCTTTTGTCTCTCCGTTTTCCTGTTGCAATGCTAGAGCAAGAATCCCCGGCTTTTTGTTCAACGTCAATACATATTCTGAAGAAATATCATTGGCTAGTTGCACTACTTGCAATTTAGGAATAGATTTCTCTAACGCTTTAAAATACTCAAAAGCTATTTTATCTGTTGCAGGAACATACAAATAAGAAACTGCGTTTTCTATCTTTTCATCTTCTACAATTTTAGCAACTCCTTTGGCATCGATAGTTCTTGTTAATCCATTCCAATATAAATCCTTTATTTTTCTAGAAATACGACTTACTGGATTTTCGATTATTTCAGAACTATCTATTTCAGCAAATTCTAAATTGCTTTTTTTAGACAATGCTAATTCTTGTAATAGATTAGATAAATAATAAGTCCCTTCGACATGCAATGAATTTCCGTTTTCATCTTCCAATAAAAAACTTTTAGGTCCTTTATCATCAATCGTAATCTTTTTATCCCCATCTGTATCTTCTTGGGCTAATAAGCGCTGAAGTGTCTGATTTATGTTTAGTTTAAATTTCATTTTTTGTCGTAATTTTTTTTAATATAAAGAATGAGACCAATAGTAATGACATTGGAATCAAGGTGTAATAAAATGCATTCTGTGGCCCTTGATTCTGGAATAGCCAACCTATTATTCTTGAACCTATTGTTCCTCCCAAAGCAGAGAACACTACAATTAACCCCGTCATTGAACTATGTAAATTTTTAGGCAAAGCACTTAATATAACTGAATTAAGCAACGGATAAATAGGCGCTATAAATAATCCTACAAGTGGAAATGCGAAACCTATTAATGGAATATCCTGAAAAGAATGAATCGTTTTTACTTCTAACCCAACCGTCTTTGGCAATACAAAAATTACAATCAACATGGCACATATAATACAGAAGCTTAGTACCCAAATCCAGTTTATTTTCTTTGTAATTTCTCCCGCTAGAATTCGCCCAACAGCTAGAGAAATAGCTAGAATACTAGCCATCATTATGCTATTGTTTTCGGATAAGTGAAGTACTTTATCATTAAACGTTGGTAACCAAGACATGATTCCTTGTTCTATCATTACGAATAAAAAAGCACTAACTACAAAAACGATTACCAATGATTTTGCCATTAGCTTAATCATTTGCATAAAATCATCGGCTAGATTTACTCCTGGAATTTCTACTGGTTTTTCTATTTTTATAAAGAACAAAAAACCGAATGACAACAATGTTAGTAATGCCAAAAACCAATACACATTAAGCCATGAATCTGGATTTGTATCGGTATTAAAAGCTGGAAATAAAAAATAAGCTAGTGCAATCCCTATCATAAAAACACCCTCGACACTACTCATTAATGCATTGTGCTCCTTCTGATTTTCTGTTACTGTGCCAATAAGTGAGTAAACAGATACTTTTATTAGAGCAAAAGAAACTCCTACGGTTGCAAAAAGTAATTTGGCATAATTAAACGAATTGCCATAAAACATAGCTATACAAGCAAAAGTTACCAATCCTAACCCAATAAGCATTGCTTTTTTATATCCAATTCTTGGTAGAAAAGAAGCTATTAAAAAAGATACTATTGCAATGGGTAAATCCTTAAAAGCTTCTAAAATGCTAGCCTGTAATTCATTTACTCCATAATTTTTTTGTGCTTTTAAAATCACTATCCCAACACTATTCAGTAGTATCGCAAATACAAAGTAATTGAGATATAATACTGCCGTTATTCCTGCTTTTTTCATACTACCCTATTGATTTACTAACGAATGTAACAAAAAACTAAATACTGTTATTACAACAGCATTTGGCTGAATTAATTAATATAAAAAAAACTAAAAGTTGATTGCTACTGAAAATCTAAATGCTCGTCCTAAAATAGGTCTTGCCAAAAACACATCTGTATCTGATGTTGATTGTCTTGGATTCCCTTCGGTTAAACCAATCTCGTTGAACAAGTTAGTTCCATCAACAGCAAATCGTAAATTATTAACCACATAACTTAAACCTGCTCCTACTTCTTTAAAGGCTGGTAAAACTTGTCTGTTATCCTGATTTGTATATTTTTTATCAAAATAAGTATATTGTGCATATCCTGATAATCTTTTGGTTATATCTACTTCTGGTCTTATTGTACAGAAGAATTTAGGAATTCTACGGGCTGTATTTCCGTTAAAATCGAAAGTACTTCCGTCTGCATTTTGACCTGTGAAATTATCATATTTTGGATTTTGAATTGTGAAATTAAAATTCAATCTCGCTATGCCATATCTTACGTTCGTTTCTACTTCTAATCCTAAATTGTTCACATCAGCAAATTTATTTTCAGAAGATCCATCGGCTAATATATCTGTAAAGGCAACATTCTTTAAATTCATATGAAACAAATTGGCATTTACCGAAAGGAATGAATTGGCATATTTATAACCTAGCTCTAATTGATTCACAAAAGTGTTTTCTAGTTTACTCAAATCTTTGGCATTTTCATAAAATGCCTCTTCAATTGGTGATCTAAAACCATGACTATATCTTAAATAAGAAGCCATGTTATCATTAAACTTATAATTCCCTGCTGCTGTATACGAAATCTCGCTTACATCATATCTCCAATAGGTATATGGATTTCCCAACACTGTAGTTACTGCATCATCGGCAGTATTATTATCTAAAATTCCTAAATTTTCAGCTCCAAAACGTGCATTATCTCTGTATCCGGAATATATGTTTTTGTCGTATCTTAAACCAGCGTTGAATGTTAGATTATCTGTAGCTTGGATTTCGGCATCTATATAAAAATCATTTAGTTTCCCTTTTGTTTCTGCATCTCTTTCTAACCAAGTAATTCTTTCTATTCCGTTCCAAGTATGCGCTATGCCACTTGCAGTATTGTTTACGTTTACTAATCTTGGATTGTCAGTAACATCTACTAAATAGTTACTCCAGTTCCAGTATTGTTTTGATCTCCAATTAGAATAATAATATCCTACTGTAAGACTAACAGGCTTTAAATCAAAATTAAAAGATAGGTTATTAGCAAAATTATCCATTTGTTTATGAATGTACCAATGATCTGCTCTCATGATTAGCGCATTTGGATTTAAGGCTGTATTATTATCTACGTATGTATAACTTAAATCTCCTGTGTTTGCTGGAGCTACGTTTTGTACATCTGTTGCATATCCTGCTTGTGTCCAAGGTCCGCCACTGCTATAAATTGCATTGTAATTCAAATCTATTTTAGTATTTCTGAATGCATTTTTTAAGGTAACTTTTTCTGCTATTTTCTTTTTAAATTCTGCTCCAAT
This region includes:
- a CDS encoding alpha,alpha-trehalase, translated to MKFKLNINQTLQRLLAQEDTDGDKKITIDDKGPKSFLLEDENGNSLHVEGTYYLSNLLQELALSKKSNLEFAEIDSSEIIENPVSRISRKIKDLYWNGLTRTIDAKGVAKIVEDEKIENAVSYLYVPATDKIAFEYFKALEKSIPKLQVVQLANDISSEYVLTLNKKPGILALALQQENGETKGVPFVVPGGRFNEMYGWDSYFIAIGLLLDNKPELAIGIAENFKYQIDHYGKILNANRSYYLTRTQPPLYTSLIVAIVKEAKPTKDWIARHLHTAIKEYQTVWMVEGKRLTSNGLNRYKAEGIGLPFEVEVGHFDDVLEKYAQLYKLPLREFEKKYLDREIIDASLDAYFVHDRSMRESGHDTTNRFVDICADLNTIDLNSLLYKYETDIAYLIETVFENHFADEQQTTYTAEYWKEKAVSRKDKINELLWDKNTEIYYDYNFVKKEPHVFDAAATFYPLWAKLCSAEQAAILVKEALPKFKLKGGIAGSTKEEIENLDVNSPQRQWDYPFGWAPHQVFLWEGLINYNYVDEAQEMIYRWLWLITRNAVDYNGTIPEKFNLETSSLKIFAEYGNVGTAFDYITEEGFGWMNASYQLGLSILKTDLRAELEKLTDPDKLF
- a CDS encoding MFS transporter, with amino-acid sequence MKKAGITAVLYLNYFVFAILLNSVGIVILKAQKNYGVNELQASILEAFKDLPIAIVSFLIASFLPRIGYKKAMLIGLGLVTFACIAMFYGNSFNYAKLLFATVGVSFALIKVSVYSLIGTVTENQKEHNALMSSVEGVFMIGIALAYFLFPAFNTDTNPDSWLNVYWFLALLTLLSFGFLFFIKIEKPVEIPGVNLADDFMQMIKLMAKSLVIVFVVSAFLFVMIEQGIMSWLPTFNDKVLHLSENNSIMMASILAISLAVGRILAGEITKKINWIWVLSFCIICAMLIVIFVLPKTVGLEVKTIHSFQDIPLIGFAFPLVGLFIAPIYPLLNSVILSALPKNLHSSMTGLIVVFSALGGTIGSRIIGWLFQNQGPQNAFYYTLIPMSLLLVSFFILKKITTKNEI
- a CDS encoding TonB-dependent receptor, whose amino-acid sequence is MKQFNSNAITSFWMVLLLIIPALAFSQEKGSVSGQVFDENGQSAPGANIVIQGTAVGVSTDAEGGFTLLNLSGGTYVILVTNIGYKSTQRSVVLKGGENIKIDFHLEAESQSLKEVVITGSSNPRSKLESSIAITTMGAKAIESRAPISTADILQTIPGFVVETSGGEVGNNLFARGIPSAGAYEYVQIQEDGLPVFEDGALQFANADNWYRLDETVSKMEAVRGGSASIFASNAPGGIVNFISKTGQNDFQGKAKLTVGDYGLFRTDLNLSGALVKDKLFFNVGGFYRADDGIRKTGFTANKGGQVKMNLTYKFDDGGYLRVNYKKLDDRNTFYLPIPLRSNNGKVEGVSGFDPNYGTLTSANFSHLSVPQYGGGTFKADLEDGVHPVVDAIGAEFKKKIAEKVTLKNAFRNTKIDLNYNAIYSSGGPWTQAGYATDVQNVAPANTGDLSYTYVDNNTALNPNALIMRADHWYIHKQMDNFANNLSFNFDLKPVSLTVGYYYSNWRSKQYWNWSNYLVDVTDNPRLVNVNNTASGIAHTWNGIERITWLERDAETKGKLNDFYIDAEIQATDNLTFNAGLRYDKNIYSGYRDNARFGAENLGILDNNTADDAVTTVLGNPYTYWRYDVSEISYTAAGNYKFNDNMASYLRYSHGFRSPIEEAFYENAKDLSKLENTFVNQLELGYKYANSFLSVNANLFHMNLKNVAFTDILADGSSENKFADVNNLGLEVETNVRYGIARLNFNFTIQNPKYDNFTGQNADGSTFDFNGNTARRIPKFFCTIRPEVDITKRLSGYAQYTYFDKKYTNQDNRQVLPAFKEVGAGLSYVVNNLRFAVDGTNLFNEIGLTEGNPRQSTSDTDVFLARPILGRAFRFSVAINF